A genomic window from Tolypothrix sp. PCC 7910 includes:
- the devC gene encoding ABC transporter permease DevC encodes MMGILQQLRRRTPLGWLQLSHEKSRLLVALSGIAFADVLMFMQFGFQSALYDSNTRLHHSLLSDIVVIGSQTRNLQRISTFSRRRLYQAMDIPGVKSAEGIYIGTMIWKNPQTRRDTEILVIGFNPDKPTFDLPEVNQQLQTIKQPYTVLFDRGARGEYQETIAQLEQGKPVKTEIERRTVTISGLFKVGASFGADGTLMTSDENFLRLFPHQPAANISVGLIQVQPDADIQQVVAGLKSHLGNEVKVLTHEQFIQFENDFWSRNSPIGFIFNLGVSMGFSVGVILVYQVLSTDVNAHVREYATFKAMGYRNLYLLCVVFEEAVILAMLGFIPGTAASLGLYYLTRNATNLPIYMTVVRALQVLLLTIIMCTISGAIATRKLQSADPADMF; translated from the coding sequence ATGATGGGAATTCTGCAACAACTGCGACGACGAACACCTTTAGGATGGCTGCAACTAAGTCATGAAAAAAGTCGGCTGCTGGTAGCATTATCAGGCATCGCTTTTGCTGATGTTCTGATGTTTATGCAGTTTGGCTTTCAGAGTGCTTTATATGACAGTAACACCAGACTGCATCACAGTTTACTTTCAGACATCGTTGTTATTGGTTCCCAAACCCGTAACCTGCAAAGAATATCTACCTTTTCTCGGCGGCGACTTTATCAAGCGATGGATATACCAGGGGTAAAGTCAGCTGAAGGGATTTATATCGGCACAATGATCTGGAAGAATCCCCAAACCAGACGTGACACAGAAATTCTCGTCATTGGCTTCAACCCAGATAAACCAACTTTCGATTTACCAGAAGTTAACCAACAATTACAGACAATTAAACAACCATATACCGTCTTGTTCGACCGTGGCGCTAGGGGCGAATATCAAGAAACAATTGCCCAACTAGAACAGGGTAAGCCTGTGAAGACTGAAATTGAACGCCGAACGGTAACTATTAGTGGTTTATTTAAAGTCGGGGCTTCTTTTGGTGCTGACGGCACTTTAATGACTAGCGATGAGAACTTTCTGCGGCTATTTCCACACCAACCAGCAGCCAATATCAGTGTCGGCTTGATTCAGGTACAACCCGATGCTGACATTCAACAAGTAGTAGCAGGATTAAAATCTCATTTAGGAAACGAAGTCAAAGTCCTGACTCATGAACAATTTATTCAATTTGAAAATGATTTTTGGAGCCGCAACTCCCCAATAGGATTTATTTTTAATCTCGGTGTCTCAATGGGTTTTTCTGTAGGGGTAATTCTGGTTTATCAAGTCCTGTCTACAGATGTGAATGCCCATGTTAGAGAATATGCCACCTTTAAAGCTATGGGTTATCGCAATTTATACCTGCTATGTGTAGTTTTTGAAGAAGCAGTAATTTTGGCGATGTTAGGCTTTATTCCAGGTACAGCAGCCTCTTTAGGGCTTTATTATCTCACGCGCAATGCCACAAATTTACCAATTTACATGACTGTAGTCAGAGCTTTACAAGTGCTATTGCTCACCATAATCATGTGTACTATTTCCGGTGCGATCGCCACCCGCAAACTCCAATCTGCTGACCCCGCTGATATGTTTTAG
- a CDS encoding ABC exporter membrane fusion protein codes for MQNSKLGYKLSPKSILRLSVFISIIASLLVGSISFYTVKRLQYSGNLDTKVAAKKLPEITTVTALGRLEPKGEIIKLSATVSTQGSRVEQLLIKEGDRVKKGQIIAILDSRDRLQAALKEAQEQVKVAQANLAKTQAGAKRGEILAQQAAIARLAAERKGNIAAQIATVEGLQAQVDNASVENSRYQQLYEQGAISASQKDSKRLTLESARKNLQQAQAQLQQIQSASQQQLKEAAANLDQISEVRSVDVAAAKAEVDRAIAAMNLAQANLQQAYVRSPQDGQVFEIHSRPGEIVSDDGIANLGQTSQMYAVAEVYESDISKVHPGQRVRVVNEFLPHELQGTVDWIGLQVRRQNVINTDPASNIDSRVIEVHVRLEPDSSQKAAKFTNMQVKVVIQLSKKLGIGD; via the coding sequence GTGCAAAACTCAAAGTTAGGGTACAAATTGTCCCCTAAATCGATTCTGCGTCTATCTGTTTTTATCAGTATAATTGCATCTTTATTGGTTGGCAGCATCAGCTTTTATACAGTAAAACGGTTGCAATATTCTGGTAATTTAGATACAAAAGTCGCAGCGAAAAAATTACCTGAAATCACAACGGTAACAGCCTTAGGAAGACTTGAGCCAAAGGGAGAGATAATTAAACTTTCTGCTACTGTTTCTACACAAGGAAGCCGGGTAGAGCAGTTGTTGATTAAGGAAGGAGATAGAGTTAAAAAAGGTCAAATCATAGCCATTTTAGACAGTCGCGATCGCCTACAAGCAGCATTGAAAGAAGCCCAAGAACAGGTTAAAGTTGCCCAGGCGAACCTCGCCAAAACCCAAGCTGGCGCGAAACGTGGTGAAATCCTCGCTCAACAAGCTGCGATCGCACGTTTAGCAGCAGAACGCAAAGGCAATATTGCGGCACAAATCGCTACAGTTGAAGGTTTACAGGCTCAAGTTGATAACGCCTCAGTTGAAAACAGCCGCTATCAACAGTTGTATGAACAAGGTGCAATTTCCGCCTCCCAAAAAGACAGTAAACGCCTCACCTTAGAAAGCGCGCGCAAAAATCTCCAACAAGCGCAAGCACAGTTACAGCAAATCCAATCAGCCAGCCAGCAACAACTCAAAGAAGCTGCAGCTAACCTAGATCAAATTAGCGAGGTTCGCAGCGTAGATGTTGCAGCAGCTAAAGCAGAAGTAGATCGCGCCATAGCAGCAATGAATTTAGCACAAGCAAACTTACAACAAGCTTACGTGCGATCGCCTCAAGACGGACAAGTATTTGAGATTCACAGCCGTCCGGGAGAAATAGTTTCAGATGATGGTATCGCCAATCTTGGACAAACCAGCCAGATGTATGCAGTAGCCGAAGTTTACGAAAGCGATATCAGCAAAGTCCATCCAGGACAAAGAGTGCGGGTAGTTAATGAATTTCTCCCCCATGAATTGCAGGGAACTGTCGATTGGATTGGCTTACAAGTACGCCGCCAAAATGTCATCAATACCGATCCAGCTAGCAACATTGATAGCCGAGTTATTGAAGTTCATGTACGTCTAGAGCCAGACTCCAGCCAAAAAGCTGCCAAGTTTACCAATATGCAAGTCAAAGTAGTTATTCAACTATCAAAGAAATTGGGGATTGGGGACTAG
- a CDS encoding TrkA family potassium uptake protein, with the protein MKPRIIVCGLGRTGYKVFRLLRQQGAFVVGIHHKPIPGETAGDVIIGDLHTAATLKAAGIEESHTLVIASSDDARNLAIMMQARILNPHIRIINRFYNNSLAERLDHTLPDHLSMSVVGLAAPVFTFAALGNKAIGQIKLFQQTWPIQEEYIDEYHPWLGRKLGDLWEDRSRMLIYYLPVEGDLDLVAAVLSGQELKVGDRLIVGIQPRVRPIRKSWVRKFLKVLTSLQQFQKHAQSVVAMAMVLFAIILMATLTYVSASLNISFIDALYFAVGMITGAGGNDKIVENAPSSIKLFTVVMMLVGAAVIGIWYAMLTDFILGNRFKQFWDAARIPQRHHYIVCGLSGIGVRIVQELHASGHEVVVIETDSNNRFVNTTRGLGIPVIQGDASFRAILQASNIDNAAAVLAVTSNDAINLEIALKAKGLSPTIPVIVHYADPDFAGMAQQVFDFEAVLSPAELAAPAFAAAALGGRILGNGITADSLWVAFATMITPAHPFCGELVKDAAMSADFVPLYVEASCQTFHGWDLLETQLSPGDILYLTMPANRLYELWRDGRSQVMVS; encoded by the coding sequence ATGAAACCTCGAATTATAGTTTGTGGCTTAGGACGGACTGGATATAAAGTCTTTCGTCTGCTGCGACAACAGGGTGCGTTTGTAGTTGGTATTCATCACAAGCCTATCCCTGGCGAAACCGCAGGAGATGTGATTATTGGCGATTTACATACAGCGGCTACCCTCAAAGCCGCTGGAATTGAGGAATCCCACACTTTAGTCATTGCTAGCTCTGATGATGCGCGCAATTTAGCAATTATGATGCAAGCGCGGATACTAAATCCGCATATCCGCATTATCAACCGCTTTTATAATAATAGTTTGGCAGAACGTCTCGATCATACTTTGCCAGACCATTTAAGTATGAGTGTGGTGGGTTTGGCAGCACCAGTATTTACTTTTGCAGCACTGGGTAATAAAGCGATCGGACAAATTAAATTATTTCAACAAACTTGGCCGATTCAAGAAGAATATATTGACGAATATCATCCTTGGTTAGGTCGTAAATTAGGCGATTTATGGGAAGATAGGTCGCGAATGTTAATCTATTACTTACCTGTAGAAGGTGATTTAGATTTAGTCGCGGCAGTGCTATCAGGACAAGAATTAAAAGTAGGCGATCGCTTAATTGTTGGTATCCAACCTCGCGTTCGTCCTATCCGCAAATCATGGGTAAGAAAATTCCTCAAAGTTCTCACTAGTTTGCAGCAATTTCAAAAACACGCTCAATCAGTTGTAGCGATGGCAATGGTGTTATTTGCCATTATTTTGATGGCTACACTTACCTATGTTTCTGCTAGTTTAAATATCTCTTTTATCGATGCTTTATATTTTGCAGTCGGCATGATTACGGGAGCAGGTGGTAATGACAAAATAGTTGAAAATGCTCCCAGCAGTATTAAATTATTTACTGTTGTGATGATGTTAGTTGGTGCAGCAGTAATTGGTATTTGGTATGCCATGCTCACCGATTTTATTTTAGGTAACCGCTTCAAGCAATTTTGGGATGCAGCTCGCATTCCGCAGCGACATCATTACATAGTCTGCGGATTGAGTGGTATTGGTGTGAGGATTGTCCAAGAACTTCATGCAAGTGGACATGAGGTGGTAGTAATTGAAACCGATAGCAACAACAGATTTGTAAATACAACCCGCGGCTTAGGTATTCCCGTAATTCAAGGTGATGCCAGTTTCCGCGCTATTCTCCAAGCTAGTAATATTGATAATGCTGCGGCTGTGTTAGCTGTGACTAGCAACGATGCGATTAATTTAGAAATTGCCCTAAAAGCCAAAGGATTATCACCCACTATTCCTGTCATTGTCCATTATGCTGACCCAGATTTTGCAGGGATGGCACAACAAGTATTTGATTTTGAAGCCGTACTCAGTCCTGCAGAATTAGCTGCACCAGCTTTTGCTGCGGCTGCATTAGGGGGACGCATCTTAGGTAATGGGATTACCGCCGATAGTTTGTGGGTAGCCTTCGCTACGATGATTACACCAGCACATCCATTTTGCGGTGAATTAGTCAAAGATGCTGCGATGTCGGCTGATTTTGTCCCTTTGTATGTAGAAGCAAGTTGCCAAACATTTCACGGCTGGGATTTATTAGAAACTCAACTCAGTCCAGGCGATATTTTATATTTAACAATGCCTGCAAATAGATTATATGAATTATGGCGAGATGGGCGATCGCAAGTAATGGTAAGTTGA
- the larE gene encoding ATP-dependent sacrificial sulfur transferase LarE, which translates to MKLIEKLEQLKAIFAEMEQALIAYSGGVDSTLVAKIAYDVLGDRALAVTAVSPSLLPEELEDAEIQAATIGIPHQIVQTNEMDNPNYTSNPVNRCYFCKSELHDTLKPLARELGYPYVVDGVNADDLHDYRPGIQAAKERGARSPLAEVGVTKMEVRQLSQELGLPWWDKPAQPCLSSRFPYGEEITVTKLQRVGRAEIHLRKLGLKNLRVRSEGDTARIELPPEQIKEFVLTADLPQVVSAFQEFGFIYVTLDLEGYRSGKLNQVLQPQALSVKG; encoded by the coding sequence ATGAAACTAATAGAAAAACTTGAGCAACTAAAAGCGATATTCGCAGAAATGGAGCAGGCGCTAATTGCTTACTCTGGGGGTGTGGATAGTACTTTGGTTGCCAAGATTGCGTATGATGTTTTAGGCGATCGTGCTTTGGCTGTGACGGCTGTTTCACCTTCGCTATTGCCGGAAGAATTGGAAGATGCGGAAATTCAAGCAGCAACTATTGGGATTCCTCATCAAATTGTCCAGACAAACGAAATGGACAATCCCAATTACACTTCTAATCCTGTCAACCGCTGCTATTTCTGCAAAAGTGAATTGCATGACACTCTCAAACCTTTAGCCAGAGAGTTGGGTTATCCCTATGTAGTAGATGGAGTCAACGCTGATGATTTACACGATTATCGCCCAGGAATTCAAGCAGCTAAAGAACGAGGTGCGCGATCGCCTTTAGCAGAAGTTGGTGTTACGAAAATGGAAGTCCGCCAGCTTTCACAAGAACTCGGTTTACCTTGGTGGGATAAACCTGCTCAACCTTGTCTTAGTTCCCGTTTTCCCTACGGTGAAGAGATTACTGTTACTAAGTTACAACGCGTCGGTAGAGCAGAAATTCACTTGCGAAAGCTGGGGTTAAAGAATTTGCGCGTGCGTTCCGAAGGCGATACAGCAAGGATTGAATTACCACCAGAACAAATCAAAGAGTTTGTGTTGACAGCAGATTTACCGCAAGTAGTGTCTGCTTTTCAAGAATTTGGTTTTATCTATGTAACACTAGATTTGGAAGGCTATCGCAGCGGTAAGTTAAATCAAGTTTTGCAGCCGCAAGCCTTAAGTGTTAAAGGTTAA
- a CDS encoding Uma2 family endonuclease yields MSESILPVTLFEIPPTQAELPFDDGVPMESARHKAQMDLLIDALIPWLSHREDGFVGGNMFVYYSLAQVRNKDFKGPDFFVVLGVPKGERKSWVVWEEGKAPDVVIELLSESTAAADKNEKKLIYQNQMRVPEYFWYDPFNPDDWAGFSIQQRVYQPLIPNERNQLVSESLGLALQPWQGNYKGIDATWLRWATLEGELLPTPEEQERQRADRAEAQLLQTARNLLASGMTVEEVARVTGLDVEAMAAPTSATNAQS; encoded by the coding sequence ATGTCAGAAAGTATTTTACCTGTAACCCTATTTGAAATTCCTCCCACCCAAGCCGAACTTCCCTTTGATGATGGTGTCCCAATGGAAAGCGCAAGGCATAAAGCCCAAATGGACTTGCTGATAGATGCTTTAATTCCTTGGTTGTCACACCGAGAAGATGGGTTTGTAGGTGGCAATATGTTTGTCTACTACAGTTTGGCGCAGGTGCGAAACAAAGACTTTAAAGGCCCAGACTTTTTTGTGGTGTTGGGGGTCCCCAAAGGGGAACGTAAAAGTTGGGTAGTTTGGGAAGAAGGAAAAGCACCGGATGTTGTGATTGAGTTACTTTCTGAAAGTACAGCCGCCGCAGACAAAAACGAGAAAAAACTAATCTATCAAAATCAAATGCGTGTACCAGAATATTTCTGGTATGACCCGTTTAACCCAGATGATTGGGCGGGTTTTTCGATTCAACAAAGAGTTTACCAACCTCTGATTCCTAATGAACGTAATCAATTAGTAAGTGAATCTTTAGGATTAGCTTTGCAACCTTGGCAGGGAAATTACAAAGGAATTGATGCGACTTGGTTACGCTGGGCGACTTTAGAGGGAGAATTACTACCAACCCCTGAAGAACAAGAACGCCAACGAGCAGATAGAGCTGAGGCGCAGTTGTTGCAAACAGCACGTAATTTACTAGCAAGTGGGATGACAGTGGAAGAGGTGGCGAGGGTTACAGGTTTGGATGTAGAGGCGATGGCTGCGCCAACGTCTGCGACGAACGCACAATCATAA